Genomic DNA from Brassica rapa cultivar Chiifu-401-42 chromosome A04, CAAS_Brap_v3.01, whole genome shotgun sequence:
GGAGTTGGAGGCGGAGGAGGCTACCCTAGTGGTGGCGGCGGAGCAAGCGGAGGAGGCTCGTTctatggtggtggaggaggaggagggggaAGTAGAGGAGGATATGGAGGAGGTTCAGGACGGTACCATCCTTACGGAAGGTAGAAAGTTCGATAAAGCTTTCAATCTTCTTCTTGTCTTGTTTGTTTCTGTCATGTATGGTTATCAAGAATGATAGCTAGAGAGTAATACTGTATGGTGAGAGAGGAGGCTTATAGGGTTTGATTCCCAGAGATTAGTTTAATACATTTATAGATAATCGCCTGAATATTCTTTTTTTGCTTAGAACACAAGTCTTTGTGGGCAACTAGATTTCGCTTTGTATCATGGCTTTCGAGTTTTGATTCCAACCTTACCAGTTAGACGCTTGTTTGTATTGTTGCATATTTTTATCATGAACCTTCCAAGTCAGTCCGAAGGTTTGATTGTCGTCTACTTCTCCCTAAGTGAGAACCACAAATTGACCAAAAATATCTGCCTCGATTGTTTGATTCAGACGAaacttaaaagttttttttccaCCGGAAATTTCACCAAGGCGATCTCTTTTCATCATTGTTTTGACTGCTGCCCCTCTATCGTTTCCTAAtctctttttatattttctggGTCTGAGAATCCGACATCTGGAGATGGCAACACTTGCATCGAACATTGTCTGCATCGGAAAAGTAGCGATTTATAGAGCGAATTTCATGGCAAATTCAGCTGCTGTTTATCTTTCTGAACGTTAGGGATTTTGGAAATTGCAGgtagagaggaggaggaggttgaAGATAGATTgcagaaagaaagagaaaggaagAGATCAAAGCATTTCTCCTTATAAAGTCATTGAAATTACTCCCCCACCTAAGTCTCTCGGCGTTCGTTGCCTTCCTCATGTCAGTCCCAAAtcccttcatcttcttcttcctttcacTTCATTTTCTCGAGAAAATTCCAGAAGAAAACTAAACACCCTTGATCAACATTCTTTGAATTTCTTCGTCAAATTGATGTGGTTTCATCTAGCTGATTTTGATGGGAAAAAAGGCTGTGATTTTTGCAGAATCTTCAGTGCGGTGAGAACGTGATGATCGAAGGTCAAACGTACACAATCTCCGCCGTGACTCATCGGTATCAGCTGCGCAAAGGTAAGTACGAGCCTAGTGAGAGGCGGCTTGATGTTCTCTCCGCCGCTAGATATGTCTTAAACCTTTATTTCGACAATCTGCTCCAAAATTCTTGAACCCCTCCTCCCTTTTCTTAGAATTTGTTTTCCTAAATACATTAATGTAATAAAGAGCATGTAcgatgttgatgatgatggaTTGTTGTCATAATCATGGTAATGATAGAATGTATTGTTCATGCAGTATTCACTATCTTAGGAGTTATGAGTTATTTGATGCAATTCACTAGATCTTAATTAGGAGTTACAAGAATCCTCAAGAGCTTTCTCGAAGAGACAATGAATCAATCTCGCGCCTCTT
This window encodes:
- the LOC103863997 gene encoding uncharacterized protein LOC103863997; this translates as MATLASNIVCIGKVERRRRLKIDCRKKEKGRDQSISPYKVIEITPPPKSLGVRCLPHNLQCGENVMIEGQTYTISAVTHRYQLRKGKYEPSERRLDVLSAARYVLNLYFDNLLQNS